Proteins encoded together in one Prunus dulcis chromosome 3, ALMONDv2, whole genome shotgun sequence window:
- the LOC117621870 gene encoding uncharacterized protein LOC117621870, whose translation MYEEDEKDKEDEEDCIAVDEEDEGDEGTVHEPIHVEEAGDEGIIPEGTNVAEDRHEGTVPEGITVDEEDDEGTVPDGINVEDETIYEEGENDKRAENDCEDSEDHEFYDSAYDQSEDEQCLLEKDDRAFDNYVDHNAPDFDPAADEGEKSEDMVVSDVNSLDSSSCDEGALPMRKRKRKLPKFEDFRPETGLNNPIFKLGLRFSSVYVFRKAVRNYSVFNRRKIKFPKNDKDKVRAVCDGIKNGKCPWFVYASAVNGSSMVQIKSYEDKHTCGTVERNVHANSSWLAERYATQLSRIINWDVRAFKERVNEDLSTKKGFIDALRPVIGLDTFHIKRQHPGQLLYAVGVDPNNGMYPIAYAVVEVENCATWTWFLELLAVDLGVENSNGYVFITYRQKGLIDAVGDMFPNSEHRHCLKHLHANFILAGHKG comes from the exons ATGTATGAGGAGGATGAAAAGGATAAAGAGGATGAGGAGGATTGCATTGCTGTTGATGAGGAGGACGAGGGTGATGAAGGTACTGTTCATGAGCCTATACATGTAGAGGAAGCTGGTGATGAAGGCATTATTCCTGAGGGTACAAATGTAGCTGAGGATAGGCATGAAGGAACTGTTCCTGAGGGTATAACTGTGGAtgaggaagatgatgaaggAACTGTTCCAGATGGTATAAATGTGGAGGATGAGACTATATAtgaagagggagagaatgACAAAAGGGCTGAAAATGATTGTGAAGACAGTGAAGACCATGAATTTTATGATAGTGCTTATGACCAAAGTGAAGATGAACAATGCTTGCTGGAGAAGGATGATAGAGCATTTGACAACTATGTTGACCACAATGCTCCAGATTTTGATCCAGCTGCAGATGAAGGAGAGAAATCAGAAGATATGGTTGTAAGTGATGTTAATAGCTTGGATAGTAGCTCATGTGATGAAGGTGCATTGCCTatgagaaaaaggaagaggaaacTGCCCAAGTTTGAAGATTTTAGGCCTGAAACAGGTTTGAATAACCCAATCTTTAAGCTTGGTCTAAGATTTTCAAGTGTCTATGTTTTTAGGAAAGCAGTGAGAAACTACTCAGTGTTCAACAGAAGGAAGATTAAGTTCCCCAAGAATGATAAAGATAAAGTTAGAGCAGTTTGTGATGGGATCAAGAATGGAAAATGTCCATGGTTTGTTTATGCTTCAGCTGTAAATGGAAGTAGCATGGTTCAAATTAAGAGTTATGAAGATAAGCACACCTGTGGGACTGTTGAACGCAATGTGCATGCTAACTCATCATGGTTAGCAGAGAGATATGCTACACAGTTGTCTAGAATAATAAATTGGGATGTAAGAGCTTTTAAGGAAAGGGTGAATGAAGATCTAT CTACAAAGAAAGGATTTATTGATGCTTTGAGGCCAGTTATTGGTTTGGATACTTTTCACATCAAAAGGCAACACCCTGGCCAATTACTATATGCTGTTGGTGTTGATCCTAACAACGGCATGTATCCAATAGCTTATGCAGTGGTAGAGGTTGAGAATTGTGCAACTTGGACTTGGTTTTTGGAACTCTTAGCTGTTGATCTTGGCGTTGAAAATAGCAATGGCTATGTGTTCATTACATATAGACAAAAGGGCTTAATTGATGCAGTGGGTGACATGTTTCCAAACTCTGAGCATAGGCATTGCCTTAAACATCTGCATGCCAATTTTATACTTGCTGGCCATAAAGGATAG
- the LOC117622950 gene encoding persulfide dioxygenase ETHE1 homolog, mitochondrial isoform X2 codes for MLRISLLRFLSLPSRSSSSSSLFFNPVSPYSHSQSMAASAYTTSSDSASSAKLLFRQLFEKESSTYTYLLADVAHPDRPALLIDPVDKMVDRDISLVEELGLKLIYAMNTHVHADHVTGTGLIKTKLPGVKSIISKASNSKADRLIEAGEKIHFGDLFLEVRATPGHTLGCVTYVTGDGPNQPQPRMAFTGDALLIRGCGRTDFQGGSSRQLYKSVHSQIFTLPKNTLIYPAHDYKGFSVSTVGEEMLYNPRLTKDEETFQNIMENLKLSYPKMIDIAVPANMVCGLQDLSERPVESVSN; via the exons ATGCTTCGAATCAGTCTcctcagatttctctctcttccttctcgctcctcttcttcttcttcccttttcTTCAATCCCGTTTCTCCCTATTCCCATTCCCAAAGCATGGCCGCCTCTGCTTACACGACGTCGTCTGACTCCGCCTCCTCTGCGAAGCTCCTCTTCCGCCAGCTCTTCGAGAAGGAGTCCTCTACGTACACTTACTTGCTCGCCGACGTCGCTCACCCCGACAGACCCGCTCTG TTGATTGACCCGGTGGACAAGATGGTGGATAGGGATATCTCCCTTGTCGAAGAGTTGGGTTTGAAGCTAATTTATGCCATGAACACTCATGTTCATGCTGATCATGTCACTGGCACTGGCCTCATCAAG ACTAAGCTTCCTGGTGTCAAATCTATCATTTCGAAGGCGAGCAACTCAAAAGCAGACCGTCTGATTGAAGCTGGTGAAAAAATACATTTCGGCGATCTGTTTTTGGAG GTTCGAGCTACTCCTGGGCATACATTAGGTTGTGTTACCTATGTTACAGGAGATGGGCCTAATCAGCCCCAACCAAGGATGGCTTTCACTGGAGATGCTTTACTAATACGGGGTTGTGGGAGAACTGATTTTCAG GGTGGCAGTTCACGTCAACTGTACAAGTCAGTTCATTCACAG ATTTTCACATTGCCAAAGAATACGTTGATCTATCCTGCTCATGATTACAAGGGATTCAGT GTTAGCACCGTTGGGGAGGAGATGCTTTATAATCCTCGACTCACAAAAGATGAG gaaacATTTCAAAATATCATGGAAA ATCTAAAACTCTCATATCCGAAAATGATTGACATAGCTGTACCTGCGAATATGGTTTGTGGATTGCAAGATTTGTCTGAAAGGCCTGTTGAGTCTGTGTCAAACTAG
- the LOC117622950 gene encoding persulfide dioxygenase ETHE1 homolog, mitochondrial isoform X1 has product MLRISLLRFLSLPSRSSSSSSLFFNPVSPYSHSQSMAASAYTTSSDSASSAKLLFRQLFEKESSTYTYLLADVAHPDRPALLIDPVDKMVDRDISLVEELGLKLIYAMNTHVHADHVTGTGLIKTKLPGVKSIISKASNSKADRLIEAGEKIHFGDLFLEVRATPGHTLGCVTYVTGDGPNQPQPRMAFTGDALLIRGCGRTDFQGGSSRQLYKSVHSQLLRPHLLEMQVSTVGEEMLYNPRLTKDEETFQNIMENLKLSYPKMIDIAVPANMVCGLQDLSERPVESVSN; this is encoded by the exons ATGCTTCGAATCAGTCTcctcagatttctctctcttccttctcgctcctcttcttcttcttcccttttcTTCAATCCCGTTTCTCCCTATTCCCATTCCCAAAGCATGGCCGCCTCTGCTTACACGACGTCGTCTGACTCCGCCTCCTCTGCGAAGCTCCTCTTCCGCCAGCTCTTCGAGAAGGAGTCCTCTACGTACACTTACTTGCTCGCCGACGTCGCTCACCCCGACAGACCCGCTCTG TTGATTGACCCGGTGGACAAGATGGTGGATAGGGATATCTCCCTTGTCGAAGAGTTGGGTTTGAAGCTAATTTATGCCATGAACACTCATGTTCATGCTGATCATGTCACTGGCACTGGCCTCATCAAG ACTAAGCTTCCTGGTGTCAAATCTATCATTTCGAAGGCGAGCAACTCAAAAGCAGACCGTCTGATTGAAGCTGGTGAAAAAATACATTTCGGCGATCTGTTTTTGGAG GTTCGAGCTACTCCTGGGCATACATTAGGTTGTGTTACCTATGTTACAGGAGATGGGCCTAATCAGCCCCAACCAAGGATGGCTTTCACTGGAGATGCTTTACTAATACGGGGTTGTGGGAGAACTGATTTTCAG GGTGGCAGTTCACGTCAACTGTACAAGTCAGTTCATTCACAG CTTCTTAGGCCACATTTGCTTGAGATGCAGGTTAGCACCGTTGGGGAGGAGATGCTTTATAATCCTCGACTCACAAAAGATGAG gaaacATTTCAAAATATCATGGAAA ATCTAAAACTCTCATATCCGAAAATGATTGACATAGCTGTACCTGCGAATATGGTTTGTGGATTGCAAGATTTGTCTGAAAGGCCTGTTGAGTCTGTGTCAAACTAG
- the LOC117621219 gene encoding tRNA (cytosine(72)-C(5))-methyltransferase NSUN6: MKKKAWGLSKTIGSFFTNQHKLMEDFPERYSYNPTLRWNAELESYFSNAYGPQNFSRISKALTRPSCYSCIRVNTLKTTPDAVIDKLTAVLKENRADISKCEVAGLDNVVFVRGSGPHAINYGYAADGKPPKEVLVSRKCAEAVLRGAQVYIPGVLACSAHVEKGELVAVSVSVEQPGVDGGWGVGITRGTVLQGSQTDPYHLERSGLYVGQGRAMMSRSGMFRVTEGLAVDMSDRVFHLPSFRDVLEGEIFLQNLPSIVAARALDPQKGERILDMCAAPGGKTTAIAILMKDEGEIVAVDRSHNKVQGIHKLAAEMGLSCITPYKLDALKAVCVRNESEDLSDPSCAKDNHGGHIQDSNFMKSEVEKIESITFGRLNAEKDFKKAVSNEKAIESSYISKADIRKEMRRKRNGPGRNQCLGGKVEKSKGFAPSSFDRVLLDAPCSALGLRPRLFTGEETIESLRKHAIYQRRMFDQAVQLVRPGGVIVYSTCTINPGENEALVRYALDTYKFLSLAPQHPRIGGPGLVGRFEFPDGYTEEWLRPGEEELVQRFDPSSPLDTIGFFIAKFVVGSNEADLQNSSS, translated from the exons atgaagaagaaagcttGGGGCTTGTCCAAAACCATCGGCAGCTTCTTCACCAATCAGCACAAACTCATGGAAGATTTCCCAGAGCGTTACTCTTACAACCCAACTCTGCGTTGGAACGCTGAGCTCGAAAGCTACTTCTCCAATGCCTATGGACCCCAGAATTTCTCTCGCATCTCCAAAGCCCTGAC GCGCCCGTCTTGCTACTCCTGTATACGGGTGAACACACTCAAGACCACGCCCGATGCCGTCATTGACAAGTTGACGGCGGTTCTGAAAGAAAACAGAGCTGACATTTCCAAGTGTGAAGTCGCAGGGCTGGACAACGTTGTGTTTGTGAGGGGCTCAGGCCCTCACGCCATTAATTATGGTTATGCTGCAGATGGGAAGCCTCCAAAGGAGGTTCTTGTGAGCCGGAAATGTGCCGAGGCAGTTCTTCGAGGTGCCCAG GTGTACATTCCTGGTGTACTGGCTTGCAGTGCTCATGTTGAGAAAGGGGAATTGGTTGCGGTTTCAGTCTCGGTTGAGCAGCCTGGTGTTGATGGTGGATGGGGCGTTGGGATCACTCGAGGGACTGTGCTGCAAGGTTCACAGACAG ATCCTTATCATCTTGAACGAAGTGGGCTGTATGTCGGCCAAGGAAGAGCAATGATGTCAAGGTCTGGGATGTTCCGTGTTACAGAAGGGCTTGCTGTGGATATGAGTGACAGAGTATTTCATCTGCCTTCCTTTCGTG ACGTGCTTGAGGGGGaaatatttcttcaaaatCTGCCAAGCATTGTCGCTGCTCGTGCACTAG ATCCTCAAAAAGGTGAGCGCATACTAGACATGTGTGCTGCACCCGGAGGGAAAACAACTGCAATAGCAATTCTCATGAAGGATGAAGGAGAAATCGTTGCTGTTGATAGATCTCACAATAAG GTGCAGGGTATTCACAAATTGGCTGCTGAAATGGGCCTGAGTTGTATAACCCCATATAAACTTGATGCTCTAAAAGCTGTTTGTGTAAGGAACGAATCTGAAGATTTGTCTGATCCATCTTGTGCTAAGGATAATCATGGTGGACACATTCAAGATTCCAACTTCATGAAGTCAGAAGTAGAGAAAATTGAATCAATTACTTTTGGAAGGTTGAATGCTGAGAAGGATTTTAAGAAAGCTG TTAGCAATGAAAAAGCGATTGAGAGTTCTTACATTAGCAAAGCTGACATCAGGAAGGAAATGCGAAGAAAACGGAATGGTCCAGGAAGAAATCAGTGCTTGGGTGGTAAGGTTGAGAAGTCAAAAGGCTTTGCTCCCAGCAGCTTTGATCGAGTTCTTCTTGATGCACCTTGTTCTGCCCTTGGTTTAAGACCTCGACTATTTACTGGAGAG GAAACAATCGAATCCTTGAGAAAGCATGCGATATATCAAAGGAGAATGTTTGATCAGGCTGTTCAATTAGTTCGCCCGGGTGGAGTTATTGTGTACTCAAC ATGTACAATAAATCCTGGAGAGAATGAAGCTTTGGTTCGATATGCTTTGGATACATATAAATTCCTCTCCTTGGCACCACAG CACCCAAGAATCGGGGGACCTGGTCTTGTTGGACGCTTTGAATTTCCTGATGGATATACTGA